A genomic region of Solanum dulcamara chromosome 2, daSolDulc1.2, whole genome shotgun sequence contains the following coding sequences:
- the LOC129880521 gene encoding sister-chromatid cohesion protein 3 yields MEEEPVVSETANRRMKRTRTQSRVNEEQLHSSVNEEEREESSEDFEDSRARAKRSKALGGTSSSAAAAARNAHQSLIDVVKGDRRRIPLVVKHWVEHYEKDLKAAMAGLLSMLFEACGANYHIEEDFLDQTDVDDVVVALVNMAKRGEVEDYQSSKKKDFKNFKDNLVYFWDTLVAECENGPLFDKVLFDKCMDYVIALSCTPPRIYRQVASLMGLQLVTSFIHVAKVLGSQRETTQRQLNAEKKKKVDGPRVESLNKRLSMTHEKITIIEEMMRKIFTGLFMHRYRDVEPDIRMACIQSLGVWILSYPSLFLQDLYLKYLGWTLNDKSDGVRKASILALQNLYEVDDNVPSLGLFTERFYKRMIELADDVDISVAVCAIGLVKQLIRHQLVPEEELSSLYDLLIDDPPEIRRAIGALVYDNLIAQRLNSSQSSSGDNADSSEVHLNRLLRILGEFSKDEMLSMYVIDDIWEYMDAMKDWKRILSMLLEERLSAELSDVDATNLIRLLFASIRKAVGEKIVPASDNKKQYYTKAQKDMFESSKRDITVAMMRNYPQLLRKFMPDKAKIPYLLEIIVHMNLELYSLKRQDQNFKSAVLLMKEAFFKHGEKEALRSCVKALNFCATESRGELQDFALNKLKGIEDELIIKVKSAIKEVADGDDEYSLLVNLKRLYELQLSRQISIESLHKDLAETLKNFRSIDDEVIGFLLLNMHLHVCWCLHSIINSGTVLEQSISSLISKRSALFELLESFLTTKSPEGLRASQLACRVCVIFSEQWCLFRKATFASTELEALGYSPDESILQKFWKLCERQLHIPDETEEEDSNREYIEEANRDAVIIAVGKLVAVDAVPKEYLAPEILSHLSMHGTSVSEVIKHLLTVLRNNGADVACLFLEALKRAHERYLVALFSDDDETVRKAFHECEDLASGLAKTFGKASRNKNRPDLLNIVRGGIQYAFTDAPKHLSFLDGAVLHFISKLPPPDIMDILKDVEKTTENVNTDEDPSGWRPYHIFVDTVREKYAKGEGLQDVKEGTVVRCRGRPPKKQNLQGKKLFDEHNSSEDEESISGSDQEADEEKQDDEEVPLIHSFKSSSKLRSLKISRES; encoded by the exons ATGGAGGAGGAACCAGTGGTGTCGGAAACAGCGAATCGTCGTATG AAACGAACGAGAACTCAATCTAGGGTTAACGAAGAGCAATTACACAGCAGTGTGAATGAGGAAGAGAGAGAAGAATCGTCCGAGGATTTTGAAGACTCTCGTGCTAGAGCTAAGCGGAGTAAGGCTTTAGGAGGCACTTCATCatctgctgctgctgctgctagAAATGCTCATCAGAGTTTAATTG ATGTTGTTAAAGGTGATAGGAGACGAATTCCTCTAGTGGTCAAGCATTGGGTGGAACACTATGAGAAGGATCTGAAAGCTGCAATGGCTGGACTATTGAGCATGCTGTTTGAG GCATGTGGAGCAAATTATCATATTGAAGAAGATTTCTTGGACCAAactgatgttgatgatgtaGTTGTTGCTCTTGTAAACATGGCTAAGAGG GGTGAAGTGGAGGATTATCAAAGTTCAAAAAAGAAggacttcaagaacttcaaagatAACCTCGTCTACTTTTGGGATACATTGGTTGCTGAATGTGAAAATGGACCACTTTTTGATAAGGTCTTGTTTGACAAGTGCATGGATTATGTGATTGCGCTATCATG CACCCCTCCTAGAATATATCGTCAGGTTGCTTCACTAATGGGGCTACAACTTGTTACATCCTTTATACACGTTGCCAAAGTACTTGGTTCACAGAGGGAAACCACACAGAGACAGCTAAATgctgaaaagaagaagaaagtggATGGGCCTCGAGTTGAATCACTAAATAAAAGATTATCCATGACCCATGAAAAGATAACAATAATAGAGGAGATGATGCGGAAGATATTTACTGG GTTATTTATGCACCGTTATCGAGATGTCGAACCTGATATCAGAATGGCATGCATACAGTCATTGGGTGTTTGGATCCTGTCATACCCTTCCCTGTTTTTGCAGGATTTGTATTTGAAATATCTCGGATGGACGTTGAATGATAAA AGTGATGGTGTAAGGAAGGCATCCATTCTTGCACTGCAGAATCTTTATGAGGTGGATGATAATGTACCATCTCTTGGTCTTTTTACGGAGAGGTTTTATAAAAGGATGATCGAGCTTGCTGATGATGTTGATATTTCTGTGGCAGTATGTGCTATAGGACTTGTGAAACAACTGATAAG ACATCAACTTGTTCCGGAGGAGGAATTAAGTTCTTTATATGATTTGCTAATTGATGATCCACCGGAAATCAGGCGTGCCATCGGAGCTCTAGTGTATGATAATCTGATTGCCCAGCGATTGAACAGTTCACAATCTAGTTCAG GGGATAATGCTGATTCTTCTGAGGTTCATCTTAATAGACTGCTGCGCATATTGGGAGAGTTTTCAAAAGATGAAATGCTGAGTATGTatgtcattgatgatatctgGGAGTACATGGACGCCATGAAA GATTGGAAGCGTATCCTGTCTATGCTCTTGGAAGAAAGGCTATCAGCTGAGCTAAGTGATGTAGATGCAACAAACCTAATTCGTCTGCTTTTTGCATCAATTAGGAAGGCAGTTGGGGAGAAGATTGTTCCGGCTAGTGATAATAAAAAACAATATTATACTAAAGCACAAAAG GATATGTTTGAAAGTTCTAAGCGTGATATAACCGTTGCTATGATGAGGAATTATCCACAGCTTCTTCGCAAATTTATGCCTGACAAAGCAAAAATTCCCTATCTACTTGAAATCATTGTTCATATGAACCTTGAGCTCTATTCTCTTAAAAGACAAGATCAG AATTTTAAATCTGCTGTCCTTCTGATGAAAGAGGCATTTTTTAAGCATGGTGAGAAGGAAGCTCTGAGATCTTGTGTTAAAGCTCTGAACTTCTGTGCTACTGAGAGTCGTGGGGAATTACAGGACTTTGCCCTTAACAAATTGAAAGGGATTGAAGATGAGCTTATTATCAAAGTTAAATCTGCGATAAAAGAAGTTGCG gaTGGTGATGATGAATATTCACTGCTTGTTAACTTGAAAAGGTTGTATGAACTTCAATTGTCAAGGCAAATTTCCATTGAAAGCTTGCATAAAGATCTTGCAGAGACTCTTAAAAACTTCAGAAGTATTGATGACGAG GTAATTGGATTTCTGCTTCTTAACATGCATCTGCATGTTTGCTGGTGCCTACACTCTATCATAAACTCTGGCACAGTCCTGGAACAATCTATATCTTCCTTAATCTCCAAGCGCAGTGCCTTGTTTGAACTACTTGAGTCCTTCCTGACTACTAAATCTCCAGAAGGTCTTCGCGCAAGTCAACTTGCATGCAGG GTTTGTGTTATTTTTTCAGAACAGTGGTGTCTGTTCAGGAAAGCGACCTTTGCATCCACGGAGCTAGAAGCTTTGGGGTACTCTCCAGATGAATCCATTCTTCAAAAGTTCTGGAAGCTTTGTGAACGGCAACTACATATTCCAG ATGAGACTGAAGAAGAAGATTCTAATAGGGAATACATTGAGGAGGCAAATCGAGATGCTGTAATCATTGCTGTTGGGAAGTTGGTTGCTGTTGACGCAGTTCCTAAG GAATATCTTGCTCCAGAGATACTATCTCATCTTTCAATGCACGGGACAAGTGTATCTGAGGTTATTAAGCATTTGCTAACCGTGTTAAGAAATAACGGTGCAGATGTTGCATGTTTGTTCCTAGAGGCACTAAAAAGG GCTCATGAACGGTACTTAGTAGCACTTTTCTCTGATGATGATGAAACAGTGAGAAAGGCTTTTCATGAATGTGAAGATCTCGCCAGTGGGCTTGCTAAGACATTTGGAAAGGCTTCTAGAAACAAGAACCGGCCAGATCTTCTAAATATTGTCAGAGGAGGCATTCAATATGCCTTTACTGATGCTCCAAAGCATCTATCTTTCTTGGATGGTGCTGTGCTgcatttcatatctaaacttcCTCCTCCCGATATTATGGACAT CCTGAAAGATGTCGAGAAAACAACTGAAAATGTTAACACGGATGAAGATCCAAGCGGTTGGCGACCCTATCATATATTTGTAGACACAGTCCGTGAGAAGTATGCAAAGGGTGAAGGTTTACAAG ATGTTAAGGAAGGTACAGTTGTGAGGTGTCGAGGTCGTCCTCCCAAGAAGCAGAACTTACAAGGAAAAAAACTTTTTGACGAGCACAATTCTAGTGAAGACGAGGAATCAATCAGTGGATCTGACCAGGAGGCAGATGAAGAAAAACAAGATGACGAAGAGGTCCCTCTAATACATTCTTTTAAGTCATCTTCCAAGCTAAGGTCTCTGAAGATATCAAGAGAGAGCTGA